A part of Pseudoalteromonas arctica A 37-1-2 genomic DNA contains:
- a CDS encoding CreA family protein codes for MKLPQKFKRLALLTGAVVTLSACSDDVASVSLGLFTTKDVVVNSQQDPILEGVTCHISHIEANLDFSDPSDMSIACRQTGPITAQQLQKIDRSKSGEVIFKSSKSILFKSLKVRRIYDAENRTLLYLSYSTKESSGSHHHALSTVPLYNTQAWDWALTQKN; via the coding sequence ATGAAATTACCACAAAAATTTAAACGTTTAGCTTTACTTACAGGTGCAGTTGTTACATTAAGTGCTTGCTCTGACGATGTTGCATCGGTAAGTCTGGGATTATTTACAACTAAAGATGTTGTGGTTAATTCGCAGCAAGATCCAATCCTTGAAGGCGTTACTTGTCATATTAGTCATATAGAGGCTAATTTGGACTTTTCTGATCCCTCTGATATGTCTATAGCATGTCGTCAAACGGGTCCTATTACAGCGCAGCAGCTACAAAAAATAGACCGCAGTAAATCAGGTGAAGTGATATTCAAATCATCTAAAAGTATATTATTTAAATCACTAAAAGTGCGCCGTATTTACGATGCTGAGAATCGTACTTTATTGTACTTATCGTATTCAACTAAAGAATCCAGTGGTAGCCACCACCATGCACTATCAACAGTGCCGCTATACAATACTCAAGCGTGGGATTGGGCGCTTACACAAAAAAACTAA
- a CDS encoding YqaE/Pmp3 family membrane protein: protein MDIIRIILSVLLPPLGVFLQVGLGMHFWLNILLTLLGYFPGLIHAIYIIAKK, encoded by the coding sequence ATGGATATTATTCGTATAATACTTTCGGTTTTATTACCGCCATTAGGTGTGTTTTTGCAAGTTGGCTTAGGTATGCATTTTTGGTTAAATATTTTATTAACACTGCTAGGTTATTTCCCAGGGTTAATACATGCAATCTACATTATTGCGAAAAAATAA
- the yajC gene encoding preprotein translocase subunit YajC produces MSLFISNAHAAAGQPAASGGWEMLIMLAIFGLVFYFLIYRPQAKRVKEHKSLMSMMAKGDEVLTQGGLVGKIVKISEEKDFIVISLNEQAEVTVQKSAVSAVLPKGTMKSL; encoded by the coding sequence ATGAGTTTATTTATTTCAAATGCACACGCAGCAGCTGGTCAACCTGCGGCAAGCGGTGGTTGGGAAATGCTAATAATGTTAGCTATTTTCGGTTTGGTTTTTTACTTTTTAATCTACCGCCCGCAAGCTAAGCGCGTTAAAGAGCACAAAAGCTTAATGAGTATGATGGCCAAAGGCGATGAAGTACTTACCCAAGGCGGTTTAGTGGGTAAAATTGTGAAGATTTCTGAAGAGAAAGATTTCATCGTTATCTCTTTAAACGAGCAGGCAGAAGTAACAGTACAAAAATCTGCAGTATCTGCAGTATTGCCAAAAGGCACAATGAAGTCGCTATAA
- a CDS encoding IS4 family transposase: MLSHWLLDTDIFATPDSLSTFQKHIPLEWISNVLEQTDKASIRKRKLPAELVVWLIIAMGLFRDRSISDVVEKLDLTLTDTLGDTVAPSAIPQARQRLSSDPLQALFHLCAAHWTQEEDADDTWYGLRLFSVDGTQFRAPDTPALAEHFHYIKHSKNRHTEYPIVRLCALSSLRSRLIHHVAFGPSYQGEVNYAKQLFSHVSDNSLTIFDRCYLSAELLINWRKQHPQSHWMVPIKSNTQYTVIESYSEHDFKVEMSVSAHARKQDPSLPECWQARLVLYPEPMGPGKIKGLLCSLDDKQAFGAQAILDVYFERWEIENSYGEIKHQMLEDSILLRSQTVDGVNQELWGILLAYNLIRVEISRIAKEAKVSPLRISFVMALRDIQDEILWCAIASPGSIPKKLRAMRERVKRYILPEKRKRPKSRTVRISKTRYTIKSKHA, translated from the coding sequence ATGCTTAGTCATTGGTTACTTGATACGGATATATTCGCCACTCCTGACTCTTTATCTACATTTCAGAAACATATCCCTCTTGAGTGGATTTCTAATGTGCTCGAGCAGACCGATAAAGCAAGTATTCGCAAACGTAAGTTACCTGCTGAGCTTGTCGTCTGGCTTATCATTGCAATGGGTCTTTTTCGCGACCGCTCTATTAGTGACGTTGTTGAGAAGTTAGATTTAACACTCACTGATACCCTGGGCGATACGGTTGCTCCAAGTGCTATTCCTCAAGCGAGACAGCGCCTGAGTAGCGACCCCCTCCAAGCCTTATTTCACCTATGTGCGGCCCATTGGACACAAGAAGAAGATGCTGATGATACGTGGTATGGACTCCGGTTATTTTCTGTCGATGGAACGCAATTTCGTGCACCTGATACACCTGCTCTTGCTGAGCACTTTCACTATATTAAGCACAGTAAAAACCGTCATACAGAATATCCTATTGTACGCCTATGCGCCTTAAGCTCCTTGCGTAGCCGGTTGATACACCACGTTGCCTTCGGGCCCAGTTATCAAGGTGAGGTGAACTACGCAAAGCAGTTATTTAGTCATGTAAGTGATAACAGTCTAACTATTTTTGACCGATGTTATCTCAGCGCTGAGCTACTGATTAATTGGCGTAAGCAACACCCACAGTCGCACTGGATGGTCCCGATTAAAAGCAACACGCAATACACCGTCATTGAATCTTACTCTGAGCATGACTTCAAAGTAGAAATGAGTGTATCTGCGCATGCCAGAAAACAAGACCCTTCGCTTCCTGAGTGCTGGCAGGCCAGACTGGTTCTTTATCCTGAGCCAATGGGGCCTGGAAAAATAAAAGGTCTGCTGTGCTCTTTGGATGATAAACAGGCTTTTGGTGCGCAGGCCATTCTTGATGTCTATTTCGAACGCTGGGAAATTGAAAATAGCTATGGAGAAATAAAACACCAGATGCTTGAGGATAGTATTCTTTTGCGTAGTCAGACTGTGGATGGAGTCAATCAAGAGTTATGGGGTATATTGCTAGCCTACAATTTAATTCGAGTAGAGATAAGTCGAATAGCCAAAGAGGCTAAAGTCTCCCCGCTGAGAATTAGTTTTGTCATGGCTTTGCGGGATATACAGGATGAAATACTCTGGTGTGCCATCGCTTCGCCAGGTTCAATTCCAAAGAAATTAAGGGCAATGCGAGAACGAGTGAAACGTTATATTCTTCCAGAAAAAAGAAAACGGCCCAAAAGTAGGACCGTTCGAATTTCAAAAACTCGGTACACCATTAAGTCAAAGCATGCTTAA
- a CDS encoding BON domain-containing protein: MKTFNKSIIAALVLGTTAMGAQANSWENESKDAWIDGKAETVLLMNTNLNNFDINTDVKNGKVVLTGKVNSELDKELAEELVLSLDGVSDVDNSLTVVKSMDTKDKSNDMMDDDDNDLTDAKITTVITTRFLFDSEVGGTDIDVDTDNGIVTLNGSVESEAEKQLAVKIAKNAEDVRDVVDKLAIVAE; this comes from the coding sequence ATGAAAACATTTAACAAGTCTATTATCGCAGCTCTAGTTCTTGGTACTACGGCTATGGGTGCCCAAGCAAACAGCTGGGAAAACGAAAGTAAAGATGCTTGGATTGATGGTAAGGCAGAAACAGTTCTACTTATGAACACTAATCTAAACAACTTTGACATTAACACTGATGTAAAAAATGGCAAAGTAGTACTTACAGGTAAAGTTAATAGCGAGCTTGATAAAGAGCTAGCAGAAGAACTTGTACTTAGCCTAGATGGTGTATCTGATGTTGATAACAGCCTTACTGTTGTTAAAAGCATGGATACCAAAGATAAAAGCAACGACATGATGGACGATGATGATAACGACCTAACGGACGCTAAAATCACCACTGTAATCACAACTCGCTTCCTGTTTGACTCAGAAGTTGGTGGTACAGACATCGATGTTGATACCGACAATGGTATTGTAACTCTGAACGGTTCAGTAGAGTCTGAAGCTGAAAAACAACTAGCAGTTAAAATTGCTAAAAATGCTGAAGATGTTCGTGACGTAGTTGATAAACTAGCTATTGTTGCTGAATAA
- a CDS encoding substrate-binding periplasmic protein: protein MLPIKVSISVFSLFVSFSLMAQEQIINVAQKQDTQNAREEYLNELLVRALESVNYPGVIRMTPISELQKRKLINLDDNELDMYWSMSSPEREALALAIKIPLFKGYIGKRALLTNKQNLARFKKVKNIEQLATFSAVQGHNWPDTRIMSYNGLHVRPLTNYQAMFTLTSRGRIDYFPRSFIEVNSELIENKQSNLVIVPNLYISYPTGIYYFVTKSKPELAKAVEEGLIMMQESGEFDALFNEYFAKDLNTLPYTKGKTIEIKLDNPYF from the coding sequence ATGTTACCAATAAAAGTTTCTATCAGTGTATTTAGTTTGTTTGTAAGTTTTTCACTCATGGCGCAAGAGCAAATAATTAATGTTGCTCAAAAGCAAGATACCCAAAACGCACGAGAAGAGTACCTCAATGAGTTATTAGTACGCGCACTTGAAAGTGTTAACTACCCCGGTGTTATCCGAATGACCCCCATATCAGAACTGCAAAAGCGTAAGTTAATAAACCTAGATGATAACGAATTAGATATGTATTGGAGTATGAGCAGTCCAGAGCGAGAGGCGCTTGCTTTGGCGATAAAAATACCACTATTTAAAGGCTATATAGGTAAGCGAGCTTTATTAACTAATAAGCAAAACTTGGCGCGCTTTAAAAAGGTAAAAAATATTGAGCAGCTAGCTACGTTTTCGGCTGTACAAGGGCACAACTGGCCAGATACAAGAATAATGTCCTATAACGGATTACATGTAAGGCCGCTTACTAACTACCAAGCGATGTTCACTTTAACGAGCCGTGGTCGAATAGATTACTTTCCTCGCTCGTTTATTGAGGTTAACTCTGAACTTATTGAAAACAAACAAAGTAATTTAGTAATCGTGCCTAATTTATACATAAGTTATCCAACCGGTATTTATTACTTTGTGACTAAGAGTAAACCTGAATTAGCAAAGGCTGTTGAAGAGGGATTAATAATGATGCAGGAAAGCGGTGAGTTTGACGCATTATTTAATGAATACTTCGCAAAGGATTTAAATACACTACCTTATACAAAAGGCAAAACGATAGAGATTAAGCTCGATAACCCTTATTTTTAG
- the suhB gene encoding inositol-1-monophosphatase: protein MHPMLNIAVRAARNAGKILLRASEDLSKVEVQQKGANDLVTNIDKEAEAVIRDTILQSYPTHSIVGEELGEHKGKDDDYQWIVDPIDGTTNFIKGIPHYAVSIALKVKGRLDQAVIYDPIRGELFTASRGQGTQLNSKRLRVSKTTVLAGTVLATGFPFKNKNHMDAYTEAFKALFVHTADIRRAGCSALDMAYVAAGRVDGFFEIGLKPWNSAAGELMVKEAGGMVVDFAGGNNYNHSGNIICGSPKLTQAIIREIRPVLTESLLR, encoded by the coding sequence ATGCATCCAATGTTAAACATTGCGGTTCGCGCTGCGCGCAACGCAGGCAAAATTTTACTTCGCGCAAGTGAAGATTTATCAAAAGTTGAAGTGCAACAAAAAGGCGCTAACGACTTAGTAACTAACATTGATAAAGAAGCCGAAGCCGTAATTCGTGACACTATTTTACAGTCTTACCCTACTCACTCTATTGTTGGTGAAGAATTAGGTGAGCATAAAGGCAAGGATGATGATTACCAATGGATTGTAGATCCTATCGATGGAACAACTAACTTCATCAAAGGTATCCCTCATTACGCGGTTTCTATCGCACTTAAAGTTAAAGGTCGTTTAGACCAAGCTGTTATTTATGATCCAATTCGTGGTGAGCTTTTCACTGCATCTCGCGGTCAAGGCACTCAGTTAAACAGCAAACGTCTACGTGTTAGCAAAACTACGGTTCTTGCAGGCACTGTACTTGCTACTGGTTTCCCTTTCAAAAACAAAAACCACATGGATGCATACACTGAAGCGTTTAAAGCATTATTTGTACACACTGCAGACATTCGCCGCGCAGGTTGTTCTGCTTTAGATATGGCATACGTTGCAGCTGGCCGTGTTGATGGATTTTTTGAAATTGGTTTAAAACCTTGGAACTCTGCTGCAGGCGAACTTATGGTTAAAGAAGCGGGCGGTATGGTTGTAGATTTCGCTGGTGGTAATAACTATAACCACAGCGGCAATATTATCTGTGGTTCACCAAAATTGACTCAAGCAATTATTCGTGAAATTCGTCCAGTACTAACTGAGTCGTTACTTCGCTAA
- a CDS encoding LiaF domain-containing protein: protein MSVKVEDRPIEQVREQVIDQLIYNYSHGVISVDAFERRLDSAMDAPNNDALLALVEDLTLNTDQQYKAEKQSQFKPHYSAQQNSDDDFTLRSILGSNERSGQWVVPKNIYLSNFMGSVVLDFTDAIFAHQNVTIHVNCIFGSDEIYVPEHVNVVSKMFCILSSLENKSVSLNKRQGPTIHIEGKAVMGSVEVKIKRTIKEKFMSFANELKTQFGTGNNSR, encoded by the coding sequence ATGTCTGTAAAAGTTGAAGACCGCCCAATAGAGCAAGTACGCGAACAAGTAATTGACCAATTAATTTATAATTACAGTCATGGGGTTATTTCTGTTGATGCATTTGAGAGACGACTCGATAGCGCGATGGATGCACCTAATAACGACGCTCTTTTAGCCTTAGTAGAAGACTTAACACTTAATACCGATCAGCAATATAAAGCAGAAAAACAATCGCAATTTAAACCACATTATAGTGCACAGCAAAACAGTGATGATGATTTTACATTACGTAGTATTTTAGGCTCTAACGAACGAAGCGGTCAGTGGGTCGTGCCAAAAAATATATATTTAAGTAACTTTATGGGATCGGTGGTACTTGATTTTACTGATGCCATTTTTGCGCATCAAAATGTAACTATTCACGTTAACTGTATTTTTGGTAGCGATGAGATTTACGTACCAGAGCATGTAAATGTAGTGTCTAAAATGTTTTGTATTTTAAGTAGTCTTGAAAATAAATCGGTGTCGCTTAACAAACGCCAAGGTCCTACTATTCATATTGAAGGAAAGGCAGTTATGGGATCGGTTGAAGTAAAAATAAAGCGCACAATTAAAGAAAAATTTATGAGCTTTGCAAATGAGCTAAAAACCCAGTTTGGCACGGGTAATAATAGCCGCTAA
- a CDS encoding VOC family protein, whose amino-acid sequence MYLEHVNLVASDIGSMLKFYRAVFPHWSIRSEGRGDWHGKPRRWVHFGDDTHYIAISDHGEGENRNLSGHQIGFAHFAYVTNNLSAVVMRLNKVGFTVGKQGSENPFRKNVYFIDPAGFEVEFVEYLSDIPSERNNDL is encoded by the coding sequence ATGTATTTAGAGCACGTAAACTTAGTCGCGAGTGATATAGGCAGCATGCTTAAATTTTATCGCGCTGTATTTCCACATTGGTCGATTAGAAGTGAGGGCAGAGGCGATTGGCATGGAAAACCAAGACGCTGGGTACACTTTGGAGATGACACGCATTACATTGCGATAAGCGACCATGGTGAGGGTGAAAACAGAAACTTATCGGGCCATCAAATTGGTTTTGCACACTTTGCTTATGTAACTAATAATTTAAGCGCAGTAGTAATGCGCTTAAATAAAGTGGGTTTTACAGTAGGCAAGCAAGGTAGCGAGAATCCTTTCAGAAAGAATGTTTACTTTATTGATCCCGCCGGGTTTGAGGTGGAATTTGTAGAGTATTTAAGTGACATACCAAGCGAGCGAAATAACGATTTATAA
- the secD gene encoding protein translocase subunit SecD, which translates to MLNKFPVWKYLLVLAVVAIGLLYASPNLYGRDPAIQVSGAKGADVDLSVVDKVNAILEKNNVTAKSTILEDGQILVRLKNVEEQLKAHDLLRDSLSDDYISAINMAPAQPAWLKAVGGNPMKLGLDLSGGVHFTMEIDMATAVDNQLEQMEQDFRSDLREEKLRYRSVRRVAGSDRMRVEMRTEADKDAAESFLETRYPLNVYIDDSSNDKAFFATMSEQKLKEIRDYAIKQNETIIRNRINQIGVAEPNVQRQGAERIIVQLPGIQDTARAKEILGATATLEFREVDENADISAAAQGRIPAGTEMIMSRDGYPVVLKKRIILEGSHITGAQSGADEYQRPQVSITLDSKGGAKMNAFTKRAIGKRMATVFIEYKPSGKKDADGKALPPIKVEEVINVATIQARLDRSFRITGIDNPAEAHNLSLLLRAGALVAPIQIVEERTVGPSLGQENIEAGMTAVALGFAFVLVFMLVYYKGFGMVANLALAANLVLIVGVMSLIPGATLTLPGIAGIVLTVGMAVDANVLIFERIREELADGRSPQQAIHFGYDSAFSTIFDANITTLIAAIILFAVGTGPIAGFAVTLAIGILTSMFTAIVGTRAVINLFVGGKRIDKLSI; encoded by the coding sequence GTGTTAAACAAGTTTCCAGTTTGGAAGTATTTACTTGTTTTAGCTGTGGTAGCCATTGGCCTTTTATATGCCTCTCCAAACTTGTATGGTCGCGATCCGGCTATACAAGTTTCAGGTGCTAAAGGCGCTGATGTCGATCTCAGTGTTGTAGACAAAGTAAACGCAATCCTTGAAAAAAATAATGTAACCGCTAAATCGACAATACTTGAAGATGGGCAAATTTTAGTTCGTTTAAAAAATGTTGAAGAACAGCTTAAAGCGCATGACTTACTGCGTGATTCGCTGAGCGACGATTACATTTCCGCTATTAATATGGCACCTGCTCAACCAGCTTGGTTAAAAGCGGTTGGTGGTAACCCTATGAAGCTAGGTCTTGATTTAAGTGGTGGCGTACATTTCACCATGGAAATCGACATGGCAACAGCGGTTGATAACCAGCTTGAGCAAATGGAACAAGATTTTCGTAGCGACCTGCGCGAAGAAAAACTACGTTACCGTAGTGTTCGCCGCGTAGCAGGCTCCGATCGTATGCGTGTAGAAATGCGTACCGAAGCAGATAAAGACGCAGCAGAGAGCTTCTTAGAAACTCGCTACCCGCTAAATGTCTACATTGATGACAGCAGTAACGATAAAGCATTTTTTGCGACAATGAGTGAGCAAAAACTCAAAGAAATTCGTGACTACGCTATCAAGCAAAATGAAACGATTATTCGTAACCGTATCAACCAAATTGGTGTTGCAGAACCTAACGTACAACGCCAAGGCGCTGAGCGTATTATTGTTCAACTACCTGGTATTCAAGACACAGCACGCGCTAAAGAAATTTTAGGCGCAACAGCAACACTTGAATTTCGTGAAGTAGACGAAAACGCTGATATTAGCGCTGCTGCTCAAGGTCGTATCCCTGCGGGTACTGAAATGATTATGAGCCGCGACGGTTACCCTGTTGTACTTAAAAAGCGTATTATTCTAGAAGGCAGCCATATAACTGGCGCGCAATCTGGCGCTGATGAATACCAACGCCCGCAAGTGAGTATTACGCTAGATAGCAAAGGTGGGGCAAAAATGAATGCCTTTACCAAACGTGCTATTGGTAAGCGTATGGCAACGGTATTTATTGAATATAAACCATCAGGTAAAAAAGATGCAGACGGTAAAGCACTTCCACCTATTAAGGTAGAAGAAGTAATAAACGTAGCAACAATTCAAGCTCGCCTTGATCGCTCGTTCCGTATTACAGGTATCGATAACCCTGCTGAAGCGCATAACTTAAGTTTACTACTTCGTGCAGGTGCGCTTGTAGCGCCAATTCAAATTGTTGAAGAACGCACAGTAGGTCCAAGTTTAGGTCAAGAAAATATTGAAGCGGGTATGACTGCGGTTGCACTTGGTTTTGCGTTTGTACTTGTGTTTATGCTTGTGTACTACAAAGGCTTTGGTATGGTTGCAAACCTTGCGCTTGCGGCTAACTTAGTACTGATTGTTGGTGTTATGTCTTTAATTCCAGGCGCGACACTTACGCTACCTGGTATTGCAGGTATTGTATTAACCGTAGGTATGGCAGTTGATGCTAACGTACTTATTTTTGAACGTATTCGTGAAGAGCTGGCCGATGGCCGCAGCCCTCAACAAGCGATTCATTTCGGTTACGATAGCGCATTTAGCACTATATTTGATGCTAACATCACCACGTTAATCGCTGCCATTATACTGTTTGCAGTAGGCACAGGTCCGATTGCGGGCTTTGCAGTGACACTTGCGATTGGTATTTTAACTTCAATGTTTACAGCCATTGTTGGTACCCGTGCGGTAATCAACTTATTTGTTGGTGGTAAACGTATTGATAAACTTTCGATTTAA
- the secF gene encoding protein translocase subunit SecF — protein MQILSLGSRTLRFMSLRKVAMGFSTLLILASFASVFVKGLNFGLDFTGGTAVEVGFSQPADLKKVRAALADNGFADASVQLFGSSQEILVRLAPRGSDVKAEVIGNQVIDALKKADDSVVMRRIEFVGPSVGEDLKEQGGLAMLTALICILIYVAFRFEWRFAVGAVGALLHDVIITVGLFSILGLEFDLTILAAILAVIGYSLNDTIVVSDRIRENFRKVRIDDTVEIIDISLTQTLNRTLVTSITTILVLIALFAWGGQTIHGFATALLFGVFIGTYSSIYVASSVAIAMGVSKEDLIPEVIEKEGADLDAMP, from the coding sequence ATGCAAATTTTAAGTTTGGGTAGTAGAACCCTTCGTTTCATGTCTCTTCGCAAAGTGGCTATGGGTTTTTCGACGTTATTAATTTTAGCGTCGTTTGCATCAGTTTTTGTTAAAGGTCTAAATTTTGGTTTAGATTTTACCGGCGGTACTGCGGTAGAAGTTGGTTTTTCACAGCCAGCAGACCTTAAAAAAGTACGTGCTGCGCTAGCTGATAATGGTTTTGCTGATGCATCAGTACAACTATTTGGTTCAAGCCAAGAGATTTTAGTTCGTTTAGCACCGCGCGGTAGTGATGTTAAAGCTGAAGTAATTGGTAACCAAGTAATCGATGCGCTTAAAAAAGCTGATGACAGCGTAGTAATGCGCCGTATTGAGTTTGTGGGCCCAAGTGTAGGTGAAGACTTAAAAGAGCAGGGTGGCCTTGCCATGTTAACTGCACTTATTTGTATCTTAATCTACGTTGCATTTCGTTTTGAATGGCGCTTTGCTGTGGGTGCGGTAGGTGCACTACTACACGATGTTATTATTACTGTGGGTTTATTTTCGATATTAGGTTTAGAGTTTGATTTAACTATATTAGCGGCAATTCTTGCGGTAATAGGTTATTCACTTAACGATACGATTGTTGTATCTGACCGTATTCGTGAAAACTTCCGTAAAGTGCGCATTGACGATACTGTAGAAATTATTGATATTTCACTTACGCAAACACTTAACCGTACACTTGTAACCTCAATCACGACTATTTTAGTATTGATTGCTTTGTTTGCATGGGGCGGACAAACCATTCATGGCTTTGCAACTGCATTGCTGTTTGGTGTGTTTATTGGTACTTATTCTTCGATTTATGTTGCGAGTTCTGTTGCTATAGCAATGGGCGTAAGCAAAGAAGACTTAATACCAGAAGTAATTGAAAAAGAAGGTGCAGACCTAGACGCAATGCCGTAG
- a CDS encoding 5-carboxymethyl-2-hydroxymuconate Delta-isomerase, whose protein sequence is MPHIIIEHSEDLPVLPQVLVEKIHTTAFESNLFELETIKTRAIAYQQYQLGAGKSGFIHIAVHILAGRSIEQKQMLSELLLSCLKTYCRASDSLSVNIYDIEHEIYRKN, encoded by the coding sequence ATGCCGCACATTATTATTGAACACTCAGAAGACCTCCCTGTTTTACCACAAGTACTGGTAGAAAAAATTCACACTACCGCTTTCGAAAGTAACTTATTTGAATTAGAAACCATCAAAACACGCGCTATTGCTTATCAGCAATATCAACTTGGCGCAGGAAAATCAGGGTTTATACATATCGCGGTACATATTTTAGCGGGACGCTCAATTGAGCAAAAACAAATGTTAAGCGAACTGCTACTTTCATGCTTAAAAACATACTGCAGAGCATCAGACAGTTTAAGCGTAAATATTTACGATATTGAGCATGAGATATACCGTAAAAATTAG
- the tgt gene encoding tRNA guanosine(34) transglycosylase Tgt, producing MKFELDCTDGKARRGRLIFDRGVIETPAFMPVGTYGTVKGMTPDEVKATGAQICLGNTFHLMLRPGTEIIKQHGDLHDFMNWDFPILTDSGGFQVFSLGAMRKITEEGVLFQSPVNGDEIMMSPEKSMEVQRDLGSDIVMIFDECTPYPATEKEAKDSMELSLRWAKRSKEGHGDNPSALFGIIQGGMYPELRAQSQAGLEEIGFDGYALGGLSVGEPKNEMMNILDHCAFKMPEDKPRYLMGVGKPEDLVESVRRGIDMFDCVMPTRNARNGHLFITTGVVKIRNAVHKTDTGPLDPECDCHTCGNYSRAYLHHLDKCNEILGARLNTIHNLRYYQRVMEGLRNAISEGKLEEFVQDFYARRGQDVPELVDIKN from the coding sequence ATGAAATTTGAATTAGATTGTACTGACGGAAAAGCGCGCCGCGGCCGCTTAATTTTTGACCGCGGTGTAATAGAAACACCTGCATTTATGCCAGTTGGTACTTACGGTACTGTAAAAGGTATGACGCCAGATGAAGTAAAAGCCACTGGTGCGCAAATATGTTTAGGTAATACCTTTCATTTAATGCTTCGCCCAGGTACTGAAATCATTAAACAACATGGTGATTTACACGACTTTATGAATTGGGATTTCCCAATTTTAACTGACTCAGGCGGTTTTCAAGTATTTAGCTTAGGCGCAATGCGTAAAATCACTGAAGAAGGCGTGTTATTTCAATCTCCAGTAAATGGTGATGAAATTATGATGTCGCCTGAAAAGTCGATGGAAGTACAGCGCGACTTAGGCTCAGATATTGTTATGATTTTTGATGAGTGTACGCCATATCCAGCAACTGAAAAAGAAGCTAAAGATTCTATGGAGTTATCTCTTCGTTGGGCTAAGCGCTCAAAAGAAGGGCATGGCGACAATCCATCTGCTTTGTTTGGTATTATTCAAGGTGGTATGTACCCAGAATTACGTGCACAATCGCAAGCTGGTCTTGAAGAAATTGGTTTTGATGGTTATGCATTAGGTGGCTTATCGGTAGGTGAACCTAAAAACGAAATGATGAATATTCTTGATCATTGCGCGTTTAAAATGCCAGAAGACAAACCACGCTATCTAATGGGTGTTGGTAAGCCAGAAGATTTAGTTGAGTCTGTTCGCCGTGGTATTGATATGTTTGACTGTGTTATGCCAACACGTAATGCGCGTAACGGCCATTTATTCATTACCACGGGTGTAGTAAAAATACGTAACGCAGTACATAAAACAGACACAGGGCCACTTGACCCTGAGTGTGATTGTCATACGTGTGGAAACTATTCACGAGCTTATTTGCATCACCTTGATAAATGTAACGAAATTTTAGGTGCGCGACTAAACACAATTCATAACTTACGTTACTATCAACGTGTTATGGAAGGTTTACGTAATGCAATTAGCGAAGGTAAATTAGAAGAATTTGTACAAGATTTTTATGCTCGCCGAGGCCAAGACGTGCCAGAGCTAGTAGATATAAAAAATTAA